In Pseudobythopirellula maris, a single window of DNA contains:
- a CDS encoding trypsin-like peptidase domain-containing protein — protein sequence MVYSFCARVALSLVAALLLGAAAPPALAEAVLLDFYLPTCPPCRAMAPTVDRLKAEGLPIRKIDGSREPALAQRFGVSSYPSFVMTVDGRETGRVVGMSSYGELRGMIDAAATATRPAAAAMNAPTDPSAVGVVPVAGSFTRPGAEGDRTFAVGQNLGAGRPAPRPTTQPRSATGGAAPSAGDAGLLNATVRFRIEDGTGRSYGTGTVIDARAGEALVVTCAHLFHDGPGEPLNPNQQIFVELFEATGAGVRIAETTQGQVVRHDFDADVALVSIRTTRPTGVAPVVASPTATRIGDTLKSVGCDLGADPTVRSGAVVDLDRYHGAPNIEVTGAPIQGRSGGGLFNARGELVGVCFAADEEANEGLYTGIAAVHAELDAIQLSEIYRGSGGLAQLASVAAPPAAAAVMATPEPDRLAASSRQADSGWQAEPTQQATPAQLASEPASRMAPVSDWPAPERSEPVIRGQSPAPAASDLSRLAPVERATLEEIAARASDSEVVLLIRPKTPDGQTEVITIDSASSRFVETVRAMRR from the coding sequence ATGGTCTACTCATTTTGCGCCCGCGTTGCCTTAAGCCTGGTCGCGGCCCTGCTGCTCGGCGCCGCCGCGCCGCCCGCCTTGGCCGAGGCGGTTCTGCTCGACTTTTACCTGCCCACCTGCCCGCCGTGTCGGGCGATGGCCCCCACGGTCGACCGCCTCAAGGCCGAGGGCCTGCCGATCCGCAAGATCGACGGCTCGCGTGAGCCGGCGCTCGCCCAGCGGTTCGGCGTGTCGAGCTATCCCAGCTTTGTGATGACGGTCGATGGCCGCGAGACCGGCCGCGTGGTCGGCATGTCGAGCTACGGCGAGTTGCGTGGCATGATCGACGCCGCCGCCACGGCGACACGGCCCGCGGCCGCTGCGATGAACGCTCCGACGGATCCGTCCGCCGTGGGCGTCGTGCCCGTGGCCGGTTCGTTCACCCGACCGGGCGCCGAGGGCGACCGCACCTTCGCCGTCGGCCAGAACCTGGGCGCCGGCCGCCCCGCTCCCCGACCGACCACCCAACCCCGTTCCGCGACCGGCGGCGCCGCCCCTTCGGCGGGCGACGCCGGGCTGCTCAACGCCACGGTGCGGTTCCGGATCGAAGACGGCACGGGCCGCTCTTACGGCACGGGCACGGTGATCGACGCCCGCGCGGGCGAAGCGCTCGTCGTCACCTGCGCCCACCTGTTCCACGACGGCCCGGGCGAACCGCTCAACCCGAACCAGCAGATCTTCGTCGAGCTGTTCGAGGCGACGGGCGCCGGCGTGCGGATCGCCGAGACAACCCAAGGCCAAGTCGTGCGGCACGACTTCGACGCCGACGTGGCGCTGGTGAGCATCCGCACCACGCGGCCAACGGGGGTCGCCCCCGTCGTCGCCTCGCCCACCGCCACCCGCATCGGCGACACGCTCAAGAGCGTCGGCTGCGACCTGGGCGCCGACCCGACGGTCCGCAGCGGCGCTGTGGTCGACCTCGACCGCTACCACGGCGCGCCCAATATCGAAGTGACCGGCGCCCCGATCCAGGGACGCAGCGGCGGCGGGCTGTTCAATGCCCGCGGCGAGCTGGTCGGCGTTTGCTTCGCCGCCGACGAAGAAGCGAACGAGGGCCTCTACACCGGCATCGCCGCCGTCCACGCCGAGCTCGACGCGATCCAACTGAGCGAGATCTACCGAGGCTCCGGCGGCTTGGCCCAGTTGGCCTCGGTCGCGGCGCCCCCGGCGGCGGCCGCGGTGATGGCGACGCCCGAGCCGGACCGTCTCGCCGCTTCCTCCCGGCAGGCTGATTCGGGCTGGCAAGCGGAACCCACGCAGCAGGCGACCCCCGCTCAGCTGGCGAGCGAGCCGGCAAGCCGCATGGCGCCCGTTTCCGATTGGCCCGCTCCCGAGCGGTCGGAGCCGGTCATCCGCGGGCAGAGCCCCGCGCCCGCGGCGAGCGACCTGTCGCGTTTGGCGCCGGTCGAGCGGGCGACTCTCGAGGAGATCGCCGCACGGGCCTCCGATTCGGAGGTCGTGCTGCTGATCCGCCCCAAGACGCCCGACGGGCAAACCGAGGTG